A region from the Rosa rugosa chromosome 6, drRosRugo1.1, whole genome shotgun sequence genome encodes:
- the LOC133713326 gene encoding thaumatin-like protein 1b has translation MKMNTQVLLSLTLAIFFAGAHAATITFTNNCPYTVWPGSLTSDQQPQLSTTGFELAQGAKNEVTTPVPWKGRFWARTGCSTAADGKFSCATADCASGQVTCNGNGAVPPATLVEINIVADGGQDFYDVSLVDGFNVPMSVAPQGGTGDCQTSTCPADVNAVCPAELQLKAADGSVIACKSACTAFNEPQYCCTPPNDTPETCPPTNYSQIFEDQCPQAYSYAYDDKNSLFTCFGGPNYAITFCP, from the exons ATGAAGATGAACACCCAAGTACTCCTCAGCCTCACCTTGGCCATATTCTTCGCAG GTGCACATGCAGCTACAATCACCTTCACCAACAACTGCCCCTACACCGTATGGCCAGGATCCCTCACCTCCGACCAACAACCCCAACTATCCACCACCGGCTTCGAGCTAGCACAGGGAGCCAAAAACGAGGTCACCACTCCAGTTCCATGGAAAGGACGCTTCTGGGCCCGAACCGGATGCTCCACCGCTGCCGACGGAAAGTTCTCCTGCGCCACAGCTGACTGCGCCTCAGGCCAGGTCACATGCAACGGCAACGGCGCAGTCCCACCGGCAACTCTAGTTGAAATCAACATCGTAGCTGACGGCGGTCAGGACTTCTACGACGTCAGCCTGGTCGACGGCTTCAACGTGCCCATGTCCGTGGCCCCTCAGGGTGGAACCGGCGACTGCCAGACCTCTACATGCCCGGCCGACGTGAACGCCGTCTGTCCGGCAGAGCTGCAACTGAAGGCCGCCGACGGGAGCGTGATCGCCTGCAAGAGCGCGTGTACAGCGTTCAACGAGCCACAGTACTGTTGCACACCTCCCAATGACACTCCCGAAACCTGTCCTCCCACAAACTACTCTCAGATCTTTGAAGACCAGTGCCCTCAGGCTTATAGCTACGCTTACGATGACAAGAACAGCTTGTTTACATGCTTCGGTGGACCTAACTATGCCATTACATTCTGTCCATGA